A window of the Pongo abelii isolate AG06213 chromosome 10, NHGRI_mPonAbe1-v2.0_pri, whole genome shotgun sequence genome harbors these coding sequences:
- the LOC129049347 gene encoding heat shock cognate 71 kDa protein-like, producing MNDKGRLSKEDIEHMVQEDEQYKAEDEKQWVKNSFESNAFNRKATAEDEKSQGKINGEDKQKILDKCNEIINWLHKNQMTEKEEIDRQQKELEKGCNPIITKLDPSAGGPPGGSPGGVPGNGAPPSTSLLPQGFSHRKE from the coding sequence ATGAATGACAAGGGGCGTTTGAGCAAGGAGGACATTGAGCATATGGTCCAGGAAGATGAGCAGTACAAAGCTGAAGATGAGAAGCAGTGGGTCAAGAATTCATTTGAATCCAATGCATTCAACAGGAAAGCCACTGCTGAAGATGAGAAAAGTCAAGGCAAGATTAATGGTGAGGACAAACAGAAGATTCTTGACAAGTGTAATGAAATTATCAACTGGCTCCATAAGAATCAGatgacagagaaggaagaaattgaTCGTCAGCAGAAAGAGCTGGAGAAAGGCTGTAACCCCATCATTACCAAGCTGGACCCAAGTGCAGGAGGACCGCCAGGAGGCTCACCTGGGGGAGTCCCTGGTAATGGAGCTCCTCCTTCTACTTCCCTACTTCCTCAGggattcagccatagaaaagaatga